The sequence cagtgaaatttgcactggaaaaggacaaaaaacattttgtgtctacactggctgtatataatttgcatgtatttttcacattgcactttagttcatgctaacatgcaattttatatgcaccatcccccctccccctcaaaaaagaaaactttccagCGCACATAAtacgcaatgatgggttcaggtctggacttgaagtccggacctgaacctgaactgctggacttgaatccggacctgaacctgaatatgagtttaggtacgcaccactaggcAGGACAGAGCCGAAGGGGCTGGTTACCGTATACTGGcatggtacattgtatatatgaaTGTGATTGAGTAAGAATACAGAGCAGTATGTTAAAATTATCTATTTTCATGCACTAGTATAATATGGTCAGTATTTTGTAGAACCGTTGTAGTTGCAACAGACTGAGTGAGAAAAGTTCCCGTTCCCCAACTCATATTTTCTTTGTTCAGATTCCACAGTGTTCCTGCGTTTGTCTTTGCGCTTGACCAAGAGGTCGACGTCCCCAACTACGGGCGGGTGAAGGTAGACATCGCCTACGGAGGAGCGTTCTACGCCTTTCTCCCCGACAGTTCTCTGGGGTTAGATCTCCGTACAGCTCCTGTTCAAGCCGTAAGAAACGCCGCCACAGCAGTGACAGAAGCCGTGAAGAAGGCCGTACCGTTACGCCACCCGGAGCACCCGGACCTGGCGTTCCTGTACGGGACGATCATAACAGACGGGCGGGACGAGTACGACCCCACGCCGACGGTGAACACCTGCGTGTTCGGTGATGCTTCCGTGGACCGGTCCCCTACGGGGTCGGGGGTGACGGCAAGAGTTGCTATTCAGGTGAGATGGGAAATGGACTGGACAATCAAGAAGGGcctcttaacttgaaagttcatctgtgttggtagaagttattATTGAGCTAGTTGAACCGTAATATAtaaattcaacacaaaaattgttcattccttgacaaagactggtgctgttctcTCGAAAGTTTGTGTGAGTCcgacttttgtgttggaattaACAGTTAAACTAGCTCAAGTAGGGCCTCTGTTGCTTAAGCtactttttttataatctacTTTGATTTTTTAAGAATTGTGTCTTGAATAAGGTGACGTTTCGCTAGTATAGCAGTCGGACTTTCCCTCTTTTCCCACAATACTCTGTATTTCCCACCAATAACGGCAGGTGTCGCTGCAAAGCGAGAAACCTACTAAAGCCACCGTGGTGTATTACAGTTACAGTATGGTCGTATGTCGTATTGGGAACCCATTCTAAACGGTAGAATGTGACAGTATTCGCCGGTACAATTGTACAGGCGACACATTTGAAAAagcaatataacgttaactctTCTATACGCATCTCTTATCGTTTTCGCCTTACCCTCAGCACCGCCGGGGCCAGATCGACCCGTCCAAAGCGCGGCAGTTCGCGAGCGGCGCAACGGGCTCGGTGATGACGGGCCGGCCGGTGAGAGAGACCAGGTGGGGAGAGTTCGACGCTGTGATCGTGGAAGTGGCGGGAAATGCGTACTACACCGGAACCGCAGAGTTTACAGTCGAGCCGGACGACCCACTGAAAAACGGCTTCCTTGTCAAGTGATTGTCAATGTACTACACTCCTCATTTTTTTAAGACCAACTTTTGGAATTTTTCTGTCGTTACTTCTATTTCCTATCAACTTTCGCACTACTAAAACTAAGTTTATTGTTTTCCACGAGTTCCTTTTCTTAATTTCATAAACAGAGAAATGTGCAATTTTATTGTCTATCTTGTGACAGTTACACTGTTCATTTAAGTTGACCCTGTTTAATAAAAACAGTGAACAATTTGACAAAGGAAAAACTTTCATTATTCTTCTAGGAATAAAAAATGTGTTATAATAGATATAGTTGACATTCATAATTTTTTTAGCCTTAACAACTTCTATTATACCATGgatgaaataaaaataatttaACAGTGATTGTGATAGTCTGGGAATACACACGATGCTTAACTGCCCATATTGGGGGCATTTCTTTCAACTTAAATAAAAACGGTTACTTTATATTAAGATCTAACGTCTTAATCATTTTGGGGCATGTGAATGCACTCCTCGTGAGATAATATTGACTCATGCAACGTCTTTATGATTACCGAGGAAAGGTAGCGGATACTACCTGGAACGCCTGACCGCATCCTATGGCCCAAattttgcttgagtaaccgttAACTGTTGAACTAAGACTATAATATACCATCAGCTCAGTCGCAAGTgaaacaaagattgaaagacATATTTCTACAGACTTTCCATTCCGA comes from Branchiostoma floridae strain S238N-H82 chromosome 19, Bfl_VNyyK, whole genome shotgun sequence and encodes:
- the LOC118406711 gene encoding trans-L-3-hydroxyproline dehydratase-like isoform X2: MAEKSTLSDSKSPPFVIKTVEMHTGGEPLRIITEGYPKIQGKTILEKRAYVRDHLDVFRKRLMWEPRGHYDMYGALLVEPDDETADIGVLFMHNEGYSTMCGHACIGLGRYAVDKGLVPTKSPETELIIQCPTGPVKVWVDYQGGKSGRVRFHSVPAFVFALDQEVDVPNYGRVKVDIAYGGAFYAFLPDSSLGLDLRTAPVQAVRNAATAVTEAVKKAVPLRHPEHPDLAFLYGTIITDGRDEYDPTPTVNTCVFGDASVDRSPTGSGVTARVAIQHRRGQIDPSKARQFASGATGSVMTGRPVRETRWGEFDAVIVEVAGNAYYTGTAEFTVEPDDPLKNGFLVK